The Salicibibacter halophilus DNA window TTCGCCAGATCGACGATCCGTACCGGTTCGCCCATGTCGAGGACGAAGATTTCTCCGCCGTCCGCGAGGGCGCCTGCCTGAATGACGAGTCTTGATGCTTCCGGGATCGTCATGAAATAGCGGGTCATTTCCGGGTGCGTGACCGTGACCGGACCGCCGGCTTCAATTTGTTTTTTAAACAACGGAATCACGCTGCCACGGCTGCCGAGGACATTGCCAAAGCGGACGGCGACGAAGCGGGTGGCGCTTCTTCGATTCAAGTCTTGGACGACCATTTCCGCGATCCGTTTTGTTGCGCCCATAACGCTCGTTGGATTAACGGCTTTGTCGCTCGAGATCATGACGAAGGTGTTGACGCCGCAGGCGTCTGCGGCGTCGGCGACGTTGCGAGTACCGATGACATTGTTTTTCACCGCTTCCTGCGGGTTTTTCTCCATGAGCGGCACGTGTTTATGCGCGGCGGCGTGATAGACGACGTCGGGCGCGTATGTATCCATGACTGTCTGCATACGTTCTCCGTCCTGAATATCGGCGATTTCGGTGTCAAAAGTGATGTGTGTGTAGGTGTTTTTTAACTCCGTATGAATATCATAAATGCTGTTCTCGCCGTGGCCAAGCAGGATCACTTCCGACGGGTCGAACTTGCACAGCTGACGGCAAAGTTCCGAACCGATCGAGCCGCCGGCGCCGGTGATGAGCACGATTTTGCCCGTGATCGTGTCGGCAATGCCTTCGGTATCCAGCTCTACCGGATCACGGCCGAGCAAGTCTTCCACTTGCACGTCGCGGAACTGCGTGACTTCGAGCTTTCCACTCAAAATGTCTTCCAGAAGCGGCATGATCTGCGTCTTCACGCCCGTTTCCGTGCATCTTTCATAGATTCGTTGCAGATCGCAACGCGCTAAAGAAGGAATCGCGATCAGTATTTGCTCCACCCGAAAGTCCTCCGCGACCGCTTGCATCTCCTCTACCGTTCCGGCAACCGGCACATTCATCATTTCCAGATGTTGTTTTGACACATCATCATCGACGAAAGCCACCGGTTCCAGTTCCGATTC harbors:
- a CDS encoding polysaccharide biosynthesis protein, which codes for MTYKKRMLVVMTVDSLIVLSAIFIGAFLLYNISSLWDGLLVSTAIVLVIAHHVFAYIFKLYKGAWSYASTNELLRIFYAVTMSLLVAGLFQVAVFGMLSTRALVVTWMLHILLIGGTRFAWRMYRDHYRKPKKNRTRTLIVGAGAAGTMVARQLQGSPESELEPVAFVDDDVSKQHLEMMNVPVAGTVEEMQAVAEDFRVEQILIAIPSLARCDLQRIYERCTETGVKTQIMPLLEDILSGKLEVTQFRDVQVEDLLGRDPVELDTEGIADTITGKIVLITGAGGSIGSELCRQLCKFDPSEVILLGHGENSIYDIHTELKNTYTHITFDTEIADIQDGERMQTVMDTYAPDVVYHAAAHKHVPLMEKNPQEAVKNNVIGTRNVADAADACGVNTFVMISSDKAVNPTSVMGATKRIAEMVVQDLNRRSATRFVAVRFGNVLGSRGSVIPLFKKQIEAGGPVTVTHPEMTRYFMTIPEASRLVIQAGALADGGEIFVLDMGEPVRIVDLAKNLIRLSGYKVDEIGIDYMGMRPGEKMYEELLGDEEVHEAQVHPKIYVGKTKNGNYEPAKEVIKYINHDSLVAQLIEVSNDFKQESSKVRAAN